The following are encoded together in the Vespa crabro chromosome 12, iyVesCrab1.2, whole genome shotgun sequence genome:
- the LOC124428512 gene encoding dihydrolipoyl dehydrogenase, mitochondrial: MQASFWSLVTTSIKPTCAKRIIPGLTAAQQRRYASAIDVDVVVIGSGPGGYVAAIKSAQLGMKTACIEKNPTLGGTCLNIGCIPSKSLLNNSYYYHMAHSGDLEKRGVMVQNVQLNLEKLMEQKRNVVASLTGGIAGLFKKNKVEWVKGHGKITGKNQVTVLQPDGSAGSTVNAKHIIIATGSEVTPFPGIEIDEKQIISSTGALSLNQIPKRLIVIGAGVIGLELGSVWQRLGSEVTAVEFTPTIGGLGIDGEVSQTLQKILAKQGIKFKLGTKVTAAKKQGNEVIVSVENVKDPSKKEELGCEVLLVCVGRRPYTTNLGLEDLGIERDEKGRIPVNNRFQTVIPSIYAIGDCIHGPMLAHKAEDEGVITAEGIAGGPVHIDYNCVPSVIYTHPEVGWVGKTEEDLKKEGIDYKIGKFPFLANSRAKTNLEAEGFVKCLADTKTDRILGVHIIGPVGGELINEAVLAMEYGASAEDLARCCHAHPTCSEALREAHTAAAFGKPINF, encoded by the exons atgcAAGCCAGCTTTTGGAGTTTAGTGACCACTTCCATCAAG CCAACATGCGCTAAGCGCATTATACCTGGCTTGACAGCTGCCCAACAGAGAAGATACGCAAGTGCGATAGACGTTGATGTAGTCGTTATAGGTTCAGGTCCTGGAGGATATGTGGCAGCAATTAAATCCGCTCAATTGGGTATGAAAACTGCCTGTATTGAGAAAAATCCTACATTGGGTGGTACTTGTTTAAATATCGGATGTATTCCATCAAAAtcacttttaaataattcctattattatcatatggCACATAGTGGAGATTTAGAAAAACGAGGTGTAATGG tGCAAAATGTTCAGCTTAACTTGGAAAAGTTAATGgaacaaaaacgaaacgtaGTAGCATCATTGACCGGCGGTATAGCTGggttatttaaaaagaataaagttgAATGGGTTAAGGGTCATGGAAAAATTACTGGAAAAAATCAAGTAACTGTTCTTCAGCCGGATGGATCTGCGGGAAGCACCGTTAATGCCAAACATATTATAATAGCTACCGGTAGCGAAGTAACACCATTCCCAGGTATTGAGATTgatgaaaaacaaattatttcttctacCGGTGCTTTATCATTGAACCAAATTCCAAAAAGATTAATAGTTATCGGCGCTGGAGTTATTGGTTTGGAATTAGGCTCAGTTTGGCAAAG GTTAGGCTCTGAAGTAACCGCAGTTGAATTTACACCTACCATTGGAGGTTTAGGAATAGACGGCGAAGTTAGTCAAACTTTGCAAAAGATTTTGGCAAAGCAgggtataaaatttaaattaggAACTAAAGTAACCGCTGCCAAAAAGCAAGGGAACGAAGTAATAGTTTCCGTTGAAAATGTAAAGGATCCTAGCAAAAAGGAAGAGTTAGGATGTGAGGTTTTATTAGTTTGCGTTGGTAGAAGGCCATATACAACGAATTTAGGTTTAGAAGACTTGGGTATTGAAAGGGACGAAAAGGGAAGGATTCCTGTTAATAATAGATTCCAAACAGTAATACCTTC GATCTACGCTATCGGAGATTGTATTCATGGTCCAATGTTAGCGCATAAAGCCGAAGACGAAGGAGTAATTACTGCCGAAGGCATAGCAGgag GACCCGTACATATAGATTACAATTGTGTACCTAGCGTTATATATACCCATCCTGAAGTAGGATGGGTTGGAAAAACCGaagaagatttaaaaaaggaagggaTCGATTACAAGATCGGCAAGTTTCCGTTCCTTGCGAATTCCCGAGCGAAAACGAATCTCGAGGCTGAAGGTTTCGTTAAATGTTTGGCTGATACCAAAACGGATAGAATTCTTGGAGTCCATATAATAGGTCCTGTTGGGGGAGAACTTATTAACGAAGCTGTCCTTGCAATGGAATATGGAGCAAGTGCTGAGGACTTGGCTAGATGTTGTCATGCACATCCC aCATGTTCGGAAGCACTTAGAGAAGCCCACACAGCTGCTGCATTTGGTAAAccaattaatttctaa